A portion of the Bacillus sp. es.034 genome contains these proteins:
- a CDS encoding tRNA U-34 5-methylaminomethyl-2-thiouridine biosynthesis protein, with amino-acid sequence MKSLFLVIFGAILGWGITGFFTEGFETDYLFILIIGIVIGHSIGRRKEKEEFTESI; translated from the coding sequence ATGAAATCCCTTTTCTTAGTCATATTTGGCGCCATCCTGGGATGGGGAATCACGGGTTTTTTCACGGAAGGTTTTGAAACAGACTATCTGTTTATCCTGATCATAGGAATCGTGATCGGACATAGTATAGGGAGGAGAAAGGAAAAAGAAGAATTTACAGAATCTATTTGA